A section of the Xiphias gladius isolate SHS-SW01 ecotype Sanya breed wild chromosome 8, ASM1685928v1, whole genome shotgun sequence genome encodes:
- the endouc gene encoding LOW QUALITY PROTEIN: poly(U)-specific endoribonuclease-C (The sequence of the model RefSeq protein was modified relative to this genomic sequence to represent the inferred CDS: inserted 1 base in 1 codon), which translates to MGQASGPIGKQSSEYSLCCSPSWRSGSLARRIMAPRPAVNQELSSXNRMKPGIDYTISVQGRATFVRQGSHVVQDHASQPQFSNINENKLKNTTSASRFMKLLNNYERSTGVTERVTTEERSETNLFLDAVLQTEVMKRAHKYLVSKGKSSSDLRLFKSQLNLIWFHLYHRQRNTGLDSCGFEHVFVGETKSGTEIIGFHNWIQFYLQEKNRHLDYKGYKAREHDLPDQDDHVLNLQFSWHGLVKPVGSAFIGTSPEFEMALFTIVFLMNTERSTTVLVNIDQCQMELVVIRHGRSLGTAYPKLLSSNSRHVRQQSH; encoded by the exons ATGGGCCAAGCGTCTGGACCTATAGGGAAACAGTCGAGCGAGTACTCCCTCTGCTGCAGTCCAAGCTGGAGGAGTGGAAGCCTTGCAAGACGTATCATGGCTCCAAG ACCAGCTGTAAACCAGGAACTATCCA CGAATCGCATGAAGCCCGGGATAGACTACACAATATCTGTTCAG GGTAGAGCCACTTTTGTGAGGCAGGGCAGCCATGTTGTACAGGATCACGCCTCACAGCCTCAGTTCTCCAACATTAATGAGAACAAATTGAAGAACACAACGTCCGCCTCCC GTTTCATGAAACTCCTGAACAACTATGAGCGGTCCACAGGTGTGACAGAGCGAGTCACAACAGAGGAGCGGAGTGAAACTAATCTCTTCCTGGATGCCGTCTTACAGACAGAAGTCATGAAG CGGGCTCATAAGTACCTGGTGAGCAAAGGAAAGTCCAGCTCTGACTTGAGGCTGTTTAAGAGTCAGCTAAACTTGATCTGGTTCCACCTCtaccacagacagagaaacacgGG CCTGGACTCCTGTGGATTCGAGCATGTCTTTGTTGGAGAAACAAAATCTGGGACAGAAATCATTGGTTTTCACAACTGGATCCAGTTCTacctgcaagaaaaaaacaggcacTTGGACTACAAAGGATACAAAGCCAGGGAGCATGACTTA ccGGATCAAGATGACCATGTTCTGAACCTCCAGTTCAGCTGGCATGGTCTGGTGAAGCCTGTTGGAAGTGCCTTCATCGGGACCAGCCCCGAGTTTGAGATGGCACTCTTCACCATCGTCTTCCTCATGAACACAGAGAGGAGCACCACGGTGCTGGTCAACATCGACCAGTGTCAGATGGAGCTGGTGGTCATCAGACACGGACGCTCCCTCGGTACAGCGTATCCCAAActgctcagcagcaacagcagacaTGTTAGGCAGCAGTCACACTGA
- the polr3b gene encoding DNA-directed RNA polymerase III subunit RPC2 isoform X1 gives MEVLGGEFCDMTPQELAAPVNTVAEKWKLLPAFLKVKGLVKQHIDSFNYFINVEIKKIMKANEKITSDADPMWYLKYLNIYVGMPDVEESFNVTRPVSPHECRLRDMTYSAPITVDIEYTRGSQRIIRNALPIGRMPIMLRSSNCVLSGKTPMEFSRLNECPLDPGGYFIVKGQEKVILIQEQLSKNRIIVEQDRKGAVGASVTSSTHEKKSRTNIIVKQGRFYLRHNTLSEDAPIAIIFKGMGVESDQEIVQMIGTEEHVMASFAPSLEECQKAQIFTQTQALRYLGNKVRRQRMWGGPKKTKMEEARELLASLILTHVPVKEFNFRAKCIYLAVMVRRVILAQGDNKVDDRDYYGNKRLELAGQLLSLLFEDLFKKFNSELKKIADQIIPKQRAAQFDVVKHMRQDQITNGMVNAISTGNWSLKRFKMDRQGVTQVLSRLSFISALGMMTRISSQFEKTRKVSGPRSLQPSQWGMLCPSDTPEGEACGLVKNLALMTHITTDMEDGPIVKLAFNLGVEDVNLLCGEELSYPSVFLVFLNGNILGVIRDHHKLVNTFRLMRRAGFINEFVSISTNLTDRCVYISSDGGRLCRPYIIVKKGQPTVKNKHIEDLSQGYRTFEDFLHEGLVEYLDVNEENDCQIALYEHMINKDTTHLEIEPFTLLGVCAGLIPYPHHNQSPRNTYQCAMGKQAMGTIGYNQRNRIDTLMYLLAYPQRPMVKTKTIELIDFEKLPAGQNATVAVMSYSGYDIEDALVLNKASLDRGFGRCLVYKNAKCTLRRYTNQTFDKVMGPMLDAATRKPIWRHSILDADGICSPGERVENKQVLVNKSMPTVTQTPLEGSTQPGQPQYRDVPISYKGSTDSYIEKVMISSNAEDAFLIKILLRQTRRPEIGDKFSSRHGQKGVCGLIVPQEDMPFCDSGICPDIIMNPHGYPSRMTVGKLIELLAGKAGVLDGRFHYGTAFGGSKVKDVCEDLIRYGYNYQGKDYVTSGITGEPLEAFIYFGPVYYQKLKHMVLDKMHARARGPRAVLTRQPTEGRSRDGGLRLGEMERDCLIGYGASMLLLERLMISSDAFEVDVCGQCGLLGYSGWCHYCKSSCHVSSLRIPYACKLLFQELQSMNIIPRLKLSRYNE, from the exons ATGGAGGTGCTGGGAGGCGAGTTTTGTGACATGACTCCTCAGGAGCTGGCGGCTCCTGTCAACACTGTGGCG GAAAAATGGAAACTATTACCAGCCTTCCTGAAG GTGAAAGGTCTGGTGAAGCAGCACATCGATTCATTCAACTATTTCATCAATGTGGAG ataaagaaaataatgaaagcaaatgaGAAAATCACAAGTGATGCTGATCCAATGTGGTACCTCAA ATACCTCAATATCTACGTTGGCATGCCTGATGTTGAAGAAAGCTTCAATGTAACTAGACCAGTATCGCCTCATGAG TGTCGTCTCAGAGACATGACATACTCGGCGCCCATCACAGTGGACATAGAGTACACTCGCGGCAGTCAGAGAATCATCCGCAATGCCCTTCCCATTGGAAG GATGCCGATCATGCTACGAAGCTCAAACTGTGTTCTCTCAGGAAAGACGCCCATGGAGTTTTCAAGGCTCAATGAATGTCCTCTGGATCCAG GGGGTTATTTCATAGTGAAAGGTCAGGAGAAAGTCATTCTGATCCAAGAGCAGCTGTCCAAGAATCGAATCATTGTGGAGCAGGACAGGAAGGGTGCAGTTGGAGCCTCGGTTACCAG CTCCACTCatgagaagaaaagcagaacTAATATTATTGTTAAACAAGGCAGATTCTACCTGAGACACAACACGCTGTCAGAGGACGCTCCCATCGCCATCATATTCAAG GGCATGGGCGTAGAGAGTGACCAGGAGATAGTGCAGATGATCGGTACAGAGGAGCACGTCATGGCAAGCTTCGCCCCGAGCCTGGAGGAGTGCCAGAAAGCCCAGATCTTCACGCAGACTCAG GCTCTGAGGTACCTCGGGAATAAAGTGCGGAGACAGCGCATGTGGGGAGGCCCCAAGAAGACCAAGATGGAGGAGGCCAGAGAGCTGCTGGCGTCTCTTATCCTCACACATGTGCCT GTCAAAGAGTTTAACTTTCGGGCTAAGTGTATTTATCTGGCTGTGATGGTGAGGAGGGTGATCCTGGCCCAGGGGGACAACAAGGTGGACGACAGAGATTACTATGGCAACAAACGTCTTGAGTTGGCTGGACAG ctcctgtctctgctgtttgaagATCTGTTTAAGAAGTTTAACTCTGAACTGAAGAAAATTGCTGACCAGATCATCCCCAAGCAGAGAGCAGCTCAGTTCGATGTGGTGAAGCACATGCGGCAGGATCAGATCACCAACGGCATGGTCAATGCCATATCCACG GGCAACTGGTCTCTGAAGAGATTCAAGATGGACCGTCAGGGTGTCACCCAGGTCCTGTCTCGTCTCTCCTTCATATCGGCTCTTGGCATGATGACCCGGATCTCCTCCCAGTTTGAGAAGACCAGGAAGGTCAGCGGGCCGCGCTCCCTGCAGCCATCACAGTGGGGCATGCTGTGTCCGTCTGACACCCCTGAGGGAGAG GCCTGTGGTCTGGTGAAGAACTTGGCTCTGATGACCCACATTACTACCGACATGGAGGACGGTCCAATTGTCAAACTGGCCTTCAACCTCGGGGTAGAAGACGTCAACCTGCTCTGTGGAGAGGAGCTCTCCTACCCGAGCGTCTTCCTCGTGTTCCTCAATG GTAACATTCTGGGTGTAATTAGAGACCATCATAAGCTGGTCAACACCTTCAGACTGATGCGTAGGGCAGGTTTCATCAACGAATTTGTGTCCATCTCCACCAACTTGACCGATCGCTGCGTCTACATCTCGTCAGACGGAGGACGCCTTTGCAG GCCGTACATCATAGTGAAGAAGGGACAGCCGAcggtgaaaaacaaacacatcgaAGATCTGTCGCAGGGCTACAG AACCTTTGAGGATTTCCTGCACGAGGGCCTGGTGGAGTACCTGGATGTCAACGAGGAGAATGACTGTCAGATCGCCCTTTATGAACACATGATTAACAA AGACACGACACACTTGGAGATCGAGCCCTTCACGCTGCTCGGGGTGTGTGCCGGCCTCATTCCCTACCCCCACCACAACCAGTCACCCAGGAACACATACCAGTGCGCTATGGGCAAGCAGGCCATGG GCACTATTGGTTACAACCAGAGGAACCGCATCGACACCCTGATGTACCTACTGGCGTATCCCCAGAGGCCCATGGTCAAGACAAAAACCATTGAGCTGATTGACTTTGAGAAGCTGCCTGCCGGTCAGAACGCCACCGTGGCCGTAATGAGCTACAGCGGCTACGACATAGAGGATGCTCTGGTCCTCAACAAAGCCTCACTTGACAGAG GATTTGGCCGGTGCCTCGTCTATAAAAACGCCAAGTGTACACTGCGGCGTTACACCAACCAGACCTTTGACAAGGTAATGGGGCCCATGCTGGATGCTGCCACACGAAAGCCCATCTGGAGGCACAGCATCCTGGATGCTGACGGCATCTGCTCCCCCG gTGAGAGAGTGGAGAACAAGCAGGTGTTGGTGAACAAGTCCATGCCAACTGTCACCCAGACACCACTGGAGGGCAGTACCCAGCCAGGCCAGCCCCAGTACAGGGACGTGCCCATCAG CTATAAGGGCTCAACAGATTCGTACATCGAGAAGGTCATGATCTCGTCTAACGCCGAAGATGCTTTCCTCATCAAGATCCTCCTGAGGCAGACCCGGAGACCAGAGATAGGAGACAAATTCAGCAGTCGTCACGGACAGAAAG gtgtTTGTGGACTCATCGTCCCACAGGAGGACATGCCGTTCTGTGACTCGGGCATCTGTCCAGATATTATCATGAACCCTCACGGATATCCCTCCAGAATGACG GTGGGAAAGTTGATCGAACTGCTGGCTGGGAAGGCGGGTGTCCTAGATGGACGGTTTCACTATGGTACGGCCTTCGGAGGCAGCAAGGTTAAGGATGTGTGTGAGGATCTCATCCGTTATGGATACAACTACCAGGGCAAGGACTACGTCACCTCAGGAATCACTGG AGAACCACTGGAGGCTTTCATCTACTTTGGACCGGTGTATTATCAGAAACTGAAGCACATGGTCCTTGACAAAATGCACGCCAGAGCCCGAGGCCCCAGAGCTGTTCTCACCAG GCAGCCGACAGAGGGCCGCTCCAGAGACGGAGGTCTGCGCCTGGGCGAGATGGAGCGCGACTGTCTGATCGGCTACGGAGCGAGCATGTTACTGCTGGAGCGCCTCATGATCTCCAGTGACGCCTTTGAGGTAGACGTGTGCGGACAGTGTGGCCTGTTGGGATACTCTGGGTG GTGTCACTACTGTAAGTCATCCTGCCACGTTTCCTCCCTGCGTATCCCATATGCCTGCAAGCTGCTGTTCCAGGAGCTGCAGTCCATGAACATCATCCCCCGACTCAAACTGTCACGCTACAATGAGTGA
- the polr3b gene encoding DNA-directed RNA polymerase III subunit RPC2 isoform X2: MEVLGGEFCDMTPQELAAPVNTVAEKWKLLPAFLKVKGLVKQHIDSFNYFINVEIKKIMKANEKITSDADPMWYLKYLNIYVGMPDVEESFNVTRPVSPHECRLRDMTYSAPITVDIEYTRGSQRIIRNALPIGRMPIMLRSSNCVLSGKTPMEFSRLNECPLDPGGYFIVKGQEKVILIQEQLSKNRIIVEQDRKGAVGASVTSSTHEKKSRTNIIVKQGRFYLRHNTLSEDAPIAIIFKGMGVESDQEIVQMIGTEEHVMASFAPSLEECQKAQIFTQTQALRYLGNKVRRQRMWGGPKKTKMEEARELLASLILTHVPVKEFNFRAKCIYLAVMVRRVILAQGDNKVDDRDYYGNKRLELAGQLLSLLFEDLFKKFNSELKKIADQIIPKQRAAQFDVVKHMRQDQITNGMVNAISTGNWSLKRFKMDRQGVTQVLSRLSFISALGMMTRISSQFEKTRKVSGPRSLQPSQWGMLCPSDTPEGEACGLVKNLALMTHITTDMEDGPIVKLAFNLGVEDVNLLCGEELSYPSVFLVFLNGNILGVIRDHHKLVNTFRLMRRAGFINEFVSISTNLTDRCVYISSDGGRLCRPYIIVKKGQPTVKNKHIEDLSQGYRTFEDFLHEGLVEYLDVNEENDCQIALYEHMINKDTTHLEIEPFTLLGVCAGLIPYPHHNQSPRNTYQCAMGKQAMGTIGYNQRNRIDTLMYLLAYPQRPMVKTKTIELIDFEKLPAGQNATVAVMSYSGYDIEDALVLNKASLDRGFGRCLVYKNAKCTLRRYTNQTFDKVMGPMLDAATRKPIWRHSILDADGICSPGERVENKQVLVNKSMPTVTQTPLEGSTQPGQPQYRDVPISYKGSTDSYIEKVMISSNAEDAFLIKILLRQTRRPEIGDKFSSRHGQKGVCGLIVPQEDMPFCDSGICPDIIMNPHGYPSRMTVGKLIELLAGKAGVLDGRFHYGTAFGGSKVKDVCEDLIRYGYNYQGKDYVTSGITGEPLEAFIYFGPVYYQKLKHMVLDKMHARARGPRAVLTRQPTEGRSRDGGLRLGEMERDCLIGYGASMLLLERLMISSDAFEVSLL; the protein is encoded by the exons ATGGAGGTGCTGGGAGGCGAGTTTTGTGACATGACTCCTCAGGAGCTGGCGGCTCCTGTCAACACTGTGGCG GAAAAATGGAAACTATTACCAGCCTTCCTGAAG GTGAAAGGTCTGGTGAAGCAGCACATCGATTCATTCAACTATTTCATCAATGTGGAG ataaagaaaataatgaaagcaaatgaGAAAATCACAAGTGATGCTGATCCAATGTGGTACCTCAA ATACCTCAATATCTACGTTGGCATGCCTGATGTTGAAGAAAGCTTCAATGTAACTAGACCAGTATCGCCTCATGAG TGTCGTCTCAGAGACATGACATACTCGGCGCCCATCACAGTGGACATAGAGTACACTCGCGGCAGTCAGAGAATCATCCGCAATGCCCTTCCCATTGGAAG GATGCCGATCATGCTACGAAGCTCAAACTGTGTTCTCTCAGGAAAGACGCCCATGGAGTTTTCAAGGCTCAATGAATGTCCTCTGGATCCAG GGGGTTATTTCATAGTGAAAGGTCAGGAGAAAGTCATTCTGATCCAAGAGCAGCTGTCCAAGAATCGAATCATTGTGGAGCAGGACAGGAAGGGTGCAGTTGGAGCCTCGGTTACCAG CTCCACTCatgagaagaaaagcagaacTAATATTATTGTTAAACAAGGCAGATTCTACCTGAGACACAACACGCTGTCAGAGGACGCTCCCATCGCCATCATATTCAAG GGCATGGGCGTAGAGAGTGACCAGGAGATAGTGCAGATGATCGGTACAGAGGAGCACGTCATGGCAAGCTTCGCCCCGAGCCTGGAGGAGTGCCAGAAAGCCCAGATCTTCACGCAGACTCAG GCTCTGAGGTACCTCGGGAATAAAGTGCGGAGACAGCGCATGTGGGGAGGCCCCAAGAAGACCAAGATGGAGGAGGCCAGAGAGCTGCTGGCGTCTCTTATCCTCACACATGTGCCT GTCAAAGAGTTTAACTTTCGGGCTAAGTGTATTTATCTGGCTGTGATGGTGAGGAGGGTGATCCTGGCCCAGGGGGACAACAAGGTGGACGACAGAGATTACTATGGCAACAAACGTCTTGAGTTGGCTGGACAG ctcctgtctctgctgtttgaagATCTGTTTAAGAAGTTTAACTCTGAACTGAAGAAAATTGCTGACCAGATCATCCCCAAGCAGAGAGCAGCTCAGTTCGATGTGGTGAAGCACATGCGGCAGGATCAGATCACCAACGGCATGGTCAATGCCATATCCACG GGCAACTGGTCTCTGAAGAGATTCAAGATGGACCGTCAGGGTGTCACCCAGGTCCTGTCTCGTCTCTCCTTCATATCGGCTCTTGGCATGATGACCCGGATCTCCTCCCAGTTTGAGAAGACCAGGAAGGTCAGCGGGCCGCGCTCCCTGCAGCCATCACAGTGGGGCATGCTGTGTCCGTCTGACACCCCTGAGGGAGAG GCCTGTGGTCTGGTGAAGAACTTGGCTCTGATGACCCACATTACTACCGACATGGAGGACGGTCCAATTGTCAAACTGGCCTTCAACCTCGGGGTAGAAGACGTCAACCTGCTCTGTGGAGAGGAGCTCTCCTACCCGAGCGTCTTCCTCGTGTTCCTCAATG GTAACATTCTGGGTGTAATTAGAGACCATCATAAGCTGGTCAACACCTTCAGACTGATGCGTAGGGCAGGTTTCATCAACGAATTTGTGTCCATCTCCACCAACTTGACCGATCGCTGCGTCTACATCTCGTCAGACGGAGGACGCCTTTGCAG GCCGTACATCATAGTGAAGAAGGGACAGCCGAcggtgaaaaacaaacacatcgaAGATCTGTCGCAGGGCTACAG AACCTTTGAGGATTTCCTGCACGAGGGCCTGGTGGAGTACCTGGATGTCAACGAGGAGAATGACTGTCAGATCGCCCTTTATGAACACATGATTAACAA AGACACGACACACTTGGAGATCGAGCCCTTCACGCTGCTCGGGGTGTGTGCCGGCCTCATTCCCTACCCCCACCACAACCAGTCACCCAGGAACACATACCAGTGCGCTATGGGCAAGCAGGCCATGG GCACTATTGGTTACAACCAGAGGAACCGCATCGACACCCTGATGTACCTACTGGCGTATCCCCAGAGGCCCATGGTCAAGACAAAAACCATTGAGCTGATTGACTTTGAGAAGCTGCCTGCCGGTCAGAACGCCACCGTGGCCGTAATGAGCTACAGCGGCTACGACATAGAGGATGCTCTGGTCCTCAACAAAGCCTCACTTGACAGAG GATTTGGCCGGTGCCTCGTCTATAAAAACGCCAAGTGTACACTGCGGCGTTACACCAACCAGACCTTTGACAAGGTAATGGGGCCCATGCTGGATGCTGCCACACGAAAGCCCATCTGGAGGCACAGCATCCTGGATGCTGACGGCATCTGCTCCCCCG gTGAGAGAGTGGAGAACAAGCAGGTGTTGGTGAACAAGTCCATGCCAACTGTCACCCAGACACCACTGGAGGGCAGTACCCAGCCAGGCCAGCCCCAGTACAGGGACGTGCCCATCAG CTATAAGGGCTCAACAGATTCGTACATCGAGAAGGTCATGATCTCGTCTAACGCCGAAGATGCTTTCCTCATCAAGATCCTCCTGAGGCAGACCCGGAGACCAGAGATAGGAGACAAATTCAGCAGTCGTCACGGACAGAAAG gtgtTTGTGGACTCATCGTCCCACAGGAGGACATGCCGTTCTGTGACTCGGGCATCTGTCCAGATATTATCATGAACCCTCACGGATATCCCTCCAGAATGACG GTGGGAAAGTTGATCGAACTGCTGGCTGGGAAGGCGGGTGTCCTAGATGGACGGTTTCACTATGGTACGGCCTTCGGAGGCAGCAAGGTTAAGGATGTGTGTGAGGATCTCATCCGTTATGGATACAACTACCAGGGCAAGGACTACGTCACCTCAGGAATCACTGG AGAACCACTGGAGGCTTTCATCTACTTTGGACCGGTGTATTATCAGAAACTGAAGCACATGGTCCTTGACAAAATGCACGCCAGAGCCCGAGGCCCCAGAGCTGTTCTCACCAG GCAGCCGACAGAGGGCCGCTCCAGAGACGGAGGTCTGCGCCTGGGCGAGATGGAGCGCGACTGTCTGATCGGCTACGGAGCGAGCATGTTACTGCTGGAGCGCCTCATGATCTCCAGTGACGCCTTTGAG GTGTCACTACTGTAA